In Ochotona princeps isolate mOchPri1 chromosome 31, mOchPri1.hap1, whole genome shotgun sequence, a single window of DNA contains:
- the ZNF782 gene encoding zinc finger protein 782 isoform X1, translating into MTSPGQGPGKLFQIPSAHVPPRPLPPSSSRKFQMLGSVHGVVRTLRLETVPEGRTLESSHLFPSSEKIMNPSPVFVSFEDVAVSFTWEEWQELDSAQRTLYKEVMLETYSSLMCLGCCISKPEVILKLEQGAEPWIVEDPLTQNLPVIQQIDDQIGTSHEMQDMIMWQVLFTNNSTSIKERDELGEPLNLKSSHMSTLIMKDGNYAGMGPEEYSACQSTFLLNEHDDLCSREKLDGSIVPWKSLRYCEYPSQHQSIQTLPHIFEHSVQRNTFNSEAMFYTHKSDLIAHQGTHTGENPCNCSDCEKPFICKPNFTVQHRISSSEKSYWCNECGKTFCRKSNLHRHQRTHTEEKNNECNKCGKSFYQKSDLIIHQRIHTGEKPYECSECGKTFCRKSSLRTHQRLHTGEKLYECKECGKTFFYKSSLSQHQRTLYECKKCGKSFYHWSLFCRHQQTHTGGKPYECSDCGKKFCRKANLIMHQQTHTGEKPYECNECGKTFFRKTSLSRHQQTHTGEKPFECNDCGKAFYLKSNLLIHRRTHTEGKAFPCNECGKAFYQKSYLIIHQRSHTGEKPYGCNECGKAFSRKSGLVRHEKLQTVGKSYECKECAKTFCQKSNLRIHQRIHAGKKIYECKECGKGFCQKSHLNKHQNIHRSGGDTGTQDVKLPLGMPPSHIGELVEVPDTPLIIQLPSSTHGEAADDVPMTWVPANHMEDSDGVPGSWLPSAPALAVAGLWGVDQQMEDLSLSLSLPVPVTLPFK; encoded by the exons ATGACTTCAccagggcagggcccagggaaaCTCTTCCAGATTCCTTCTGCGCATGTGCCTCCCCGCCCACTCCCGCCATCTTCCTCCAGGAAATTCCAGATGCTCGGCTCTGTCCACGGTGTTGTCCGGACTCTGCGGTTGGAGACCGTCCCGGAAG GTAGAACTCTAGAGTCTTCACACCTGTTTCCAAGTTCAGAGAAAATAATGAATCCATCTCCA GTATTTGTGTCATTTGAGGATGTGGCCGTGTCATTCACCTGGGAGGAGTGGCAGGAGCTGGACAGTGCTCAGAGAACTCTCTACAAGGAGGTGATGCTGGAGACGTACAGCAGCCTGATGTGCCTGG GGTGTTGCATTTCCAAACCAGAGGTTATCCTCAAGTTGGAACAGGGAGCAGAGCCATGGATTGTGGAAGACCCCCTAACCCAGAACCTGCCGG ttATCCAACAAATAGATGACCAGATTGGGACCAGTCATGAAATGCAAGACATGATTATGTGGCAAGTTTTATTCACAAACAATAGCACGTCAATCAAGGAGAGGGATGAATTAGGGGAACCACTTAATTTAAAATCCAGCCACATGTCAACATTGATCATGAAAGATGGGAATTATGCAGGAATGGGGCCTGAGGAATACAGTGCATGTCAGAGCACTTTTCTGCTTAATGAGCATGACGATCTGTGCTCTCGAGAGAAACTCGATGGCTCCATTGTACCTTGGAAATCCCTCAGATATTGTGAGTATCCTAGTCAACATCAAAGCATTCAGACATTGCCACACATTTTTGAACACAGTGTACAAAGAAATACCTTCAACAGCGAAGCAATGTTCTATACACACAAATCAGATCTTATAGCACATCAGGGGACACATACCGGAGAAAATCCATGTAACTGTAGTGATTGTGAGAAACCTTTCATCTGTAAGCCAAACTTTACTGTCCAGCACCGAATTAGCTCATCGGAGAAGTCATATTGGTGTAATGAGTGCGGGAAAACATTTTGCCGCAAGTCAAACCTCCATCGACATCAGAGAACTCACACAGAGGAAAAGAATAATGAATGCAATAAATGTGGAAAAAGCTTTTACCAGAAGTCAGAtctgatcatacatcagagaattcacacaggggaaaagccctacgaatgtagtgaatgtgggaaAACCTTCTGCCGAAAGTCCAGCCTCAGGACACATCAGAGACTGCACACAGGGGAGAAACTATACGAATGTAAAGAATGTGGGAAAACCTTCTTCTACAAGTCATCTCTCTCACAACATCAGAGAACACTGTACGAATGTAAAAAGTGTGGGAAGTCGTTTTACCACTGGTCTCTGTTCTGCAGGCATCAGCAAACTCACACGGGGGGCAAACCCTATGAATGTAGTGATTGTGGAAAGAAGTTCTGCAGGAAAGCAAATCTCATCATGCATCAGCAAacacacactggggagaaaccctaCGAGTGCAATGAGTGTGGGAAGACGTTCTTCAGGAAGACAAGCCTGAGCAGGCATCAGCAAACTCACACGGGGGAGAAACCCTTTGAATGTAATGACTGTGGAAAAGCCTTTTATCTAAAGTCGAATCTCCTTATCCATCGCAGAACTCACACGGAGGGAAAAGCTTTTCCATGcaatgaatgtggaaaagccttttaCCAGAAGTCATACCTGATCATCCATCAGAGATCTCATACAGGAGAAAAACCGTATGggtgtaatgagtgtggaaaagccttttccCGCAAGTCAGGTCTTGTCAGGCATGAGAAACTTCAGACAGTAGGAAAGTCCTATGAGTGTAAAGAGTGTGCCAAAACCTTTTGCCAGAAGTCAAACCTCAggatacatcagagaatccatgcAGGTAAGAAAATCTATGAGTGTAAGgaatgtggaaaaggcttttgcCAGAAGTCACATCTCAACAAGCATCAGAACATTCACAGGAGTGGAGGAGACACTGGGACCCAGGATGTgaagctgcctcttgggatgcctcCATCCCATATCGGAGAGCTAGTTGAagtcccagacactccacttATAATCCAGCTTCCTAGTAGCACACacggggaggcagcagacgatgtcCCGATGACTTGGGTGCCTGCCAACCATATGGAAGACtccgatggagttccaggctcatggcttccgtccgccccagccctggctgttgcaggcctttggggagtagaccagcagatggaagatctctctctttctctgtctctccctgtccctgtcaccctgcctttcaaataa
- the ZNF782 gene encoding zinc finger protein 782 isoform X2, which produces MCLPAHSRHLPPGNSRCSALSTVLSGLCGWRPSRKVGRTLESSHLFPSSEKIMNPSPVFVSFEDVAVSFTWEEWQELDSAQRTLYKEVMLETYSSLMCLGCCISKPEVILKLEQGAEPWIVEDPLTQNLPVIQQIDDQIGTSHEMQDMIMWQVLFTNNSTSIKERDELGEPLNLKSSHMSTLIMKDGNYAGMGPEEYSACQSTFLLNEHDDLCSREKLDGSIVPWKSLRYCEYPSQHQSIQTLPHIFEHSVQRNTFNSEAMFYTHKSDLIAHQGTHTGENPCNCSDCEKPFICKPNFTVQHRISSSEKSYWCNECGKTFCRKSNLHRHQRTHTEEKNNECNKCGKSFYQKSDLIIHQRIHTGEKPYECSECGKTFCRKSSLRTHQRLHTGEKLYECKECGKTFFYKSSLSQHQRTLYECKKCGKSFYHWSLFCRHQQTHTGGKPYECSDCGKKFCRKANLIMHQQTHTGEKPYECNECGKTFFRKTSLSRHQQTHTGEKPFECNDCGKAFYLKSNLLIHRRTHTEGKAFPCNECGKAFYQKSYLIIHQRSHTGEKPYGCNECGKAFSRKSGLVRHEKLQTVGKSYECKECAKTFCQKSNLRIHQRIHAGKKIYECKECGKGFCQKSHLNKHQNIHRSGGDTGTQDVKLPLGMPPSHIGELVEVPDTPLIIQLPSSTHGEAADDVPMTWVPANHMEDSDGVPGSWLPSAPALAVAGLWGVDQQMEDLSLSLSLPVPVTLPFK; this is translated from the exons ATGTGCCTCCCCGCCCACTCCCGCCATCTTCCTCCAGGAAATTCCAGATGCTCGGCTCTGTCCACGGTGTTGTCCGGACTCTGCGGTTGGAGACCGTCCCGGAAGGTTG GTAGAACTCTAGAGTCTTCACACCTGTTTCCAAGTTCAGAGAAAATAATGAATCCATCTCCA GTATTTGTGTCATTTGAGGATGTGGCCGTGTCATTCACCTGGGAGGAGTGGCAGGAGCTGGACAGTGCTCAGAGAACTCTCTACAAGGAGGTGATGCTGGAGACGTACAGCAGCCTGATGTGCCTGG GGTGTTGCATTTCCAAACCAGAGGTTATCCTCAAGTTGGAACAGGGAGCAGAGCCATGGATTGTGGAAGACCCCCTAACCCAGAACCTGCCGG ttATCCAACAAATAGATGACCAGATTGGGACCAGTCATGAAATGCAAGACATGATTATGTGGCAAGTTTTATTCACAAACAATAGCACGTCAATCAAGGAGAGGGATGAATTAGGGGAACCACTTAATTTAAAATCCAGCCACATGTCAACATTGATCATGAAAGATGGGAATTATGCAGGAATGGGGCCTGAGGAATACAGTGCATGTCAGAGCACTTTTCTGCTTAATGAGCATGACGATCTGTGCTCTCGAGAGAAACTCGATGGCTCCATTGTACCTTGGAAATCCCTCAGATATTGTGAGTATCCTAGTCAACATCAAAGCATTCAGACATTGCCACACATTTTTGAACACAGTGTACAAAGAAATACCTTCAACAGCGAAGCAATGTTCTATACACACAAATCAGATCTTATAGCACATCAGGGGACACATACCGGAGAAAATCCATGTAACTGTAGTGATTGTGAGAAACCTTTCATCTGTAAGCCAAACTTTACTGTCCAGCACCGAATTAGCTCATCGGAGAAGTCATATTGGTGTAATGAGTGCGGGAAAACATTTTGCCGCAAGTCAAACCTCCATCGACATCAGAGAACTCACACAGAGGAAAAGAATAATGAATGCAATAAATGTGGAAAAAGCTTTTACCAGAAGTCAGAtctgatcatacatcagagaattcacacaggggaaaagccctacgaatgtagtgaatgtgggaaAACCTTCTGCCGAAAGTCCAGCCTCAGGACACATCAGAGACTGCACACAGGGGAGAAACTATACGAATGTAAAGAATGTGGGAAAACCTTCTTCTACAAGTCATCTCTCTCACAACATCAGAGAACACTGTACGAATGTAAAAAGTGTGGGAAGTCGTTTTACCACTGGTCTCTGTTCTGCAGGCATCAGCAAACTCACACGGGGGGCAAACCCTATGAATGTAGTGATTGTGGAAAGAAGTTCTGCAGGAAAGCAAATCTCATCATGCATCAGCAAacacacactggggagaaaccctaCGAGTGCAATGAGTGTGGGAAGACGTTCTTCAGGAAGACAAGCCTGAGCAGGCATCAGCAAACTCACACGGGGGAGAAACCCTTTGAATGTAATGACTGTGGAAAAGCCTTTTATCTAAAGTCGAATCTCCTTATCCATCGCAGAACTCACACGGAGGGAAAAGCTTTTCCATGcaatgaatgtggaaaagccttttaCCAGAAGTCATACCTGATCATCCATCAGAGATCTCATACAGGAGAAAAACCGTATGggtgtaatgagtgtggaaaagccttttccCGCAAGTCAGGTCTTGTCAGGCATGAGAAACTTCAGACAGTAGGAAAGTCCTATGAGTGTAAAGAGTGTGCCAAAACCTTTTGCCAGAAGTCAAACCTCAggatacatcagagaatccatgcAGGTAAGAAAATCTATGAGTGTAAGgaatgtggaaaaggcttttgcCAGAAGTCACATCTCAACAAGCATCAGAACATTCACAGGAGTGGAGGAGACACTGGGACCCAGGATGTgaagctgcctcttgggatgcctcCATCCCATATCGGAGAGCTAGTTGAagtcccagacactccacttATAATCCAGCTTCCTAGTAGCACACacggggaggcagcagacgatgtcCCGATGACTTGGGTGCCTGCCAACCATATGGAAGACtccgatggagttccaggctcatggcttccgtccgccccagccctggctgttgcaggcctttggggagtagaccagcagatggaagatctctctctttctctgtctctccctgtccctgtcaccctgcctttcaaataa